The Aptenodytes patagonicus chromosome 25, bAptPat1.pri.cur, whole genome shotgun sequence genome window below encodes:
- the UBXN6 gene encoding UBX domain-containing protein 6 produces the protein MRKFFQEIKADLKFKTAGPGQKLSEPSRVPKEKPKAEAVPKPRQAPTDEAQMAAAAALARMELKPKAKLPSSQEAIKNQVRKELMAEAAASEKGLSAEEEDPPSPDQEGAAAPSVSGVYFICPLTGAVVRKDKKEKHIREAIRSYFSVDPVAASIMEIHTFNRDQERVRVGVETMAKYLDNIYLHPEEEKYRKIKLQNKVFQERISCLEGIHRFFQAIGFETKTLPVPGQETTEEYYVLKEEMLTKLEDLKDYKEQLLSSEPVRAQLDRQLCVFKPSPEAARFELPNDFYNLTAEEIKREQRLRTEAVEKASMLRTRAMREKEEQREMRKYNYTLVRVRFPDGYILQGTFYARESVSVLYSFVREALRDDWLPFELLGPGGLKLTDENLAFNECGLVPSALLTLAWDAAVMADIQASGEEQPASPLKPELLSRVQTLS, from the exons ATGCGCAAGTTCTTCCAGGAGATCAAGGCCGACCTGAAGTTCAAGACCGCGGGGCCCGGACAGAAGCTCTCGGAGCCGTCCCG GGTCCCCAAGGAGAAGCCGAAAGCCGAAGCGGTGCCGAAACCTCGTCAGGCACCGACCGATGAAGCgcagatggcggcggcggcggcgctggcccGGATGGAGCTGAAGCCCAAGGCCAAGCTGCCCTCCTCTCAGGAGGCCATCAAGAACCAGG TGAGAAAAGAGCTGATGGCTGAGGCAGCTGCGAGCGAGAAAGGGCTCTCCGCGGAGGAAGAG GACCCCCCATCCCCAGACCAGGAAGGGGCAGCTGCCCCCTCGGTTTCAGGGGTCTATTTCATTTGCCCGTTGACCGGTGCAGTtgtaaggaaagacaagaaggaaaagCACATCAGAGAAGCCATCCGGTCG taTTTCTCCGTAGACCCGGTGGCTGCCTCGATCATGGAGATTCACACCTTCAACAGGGACCAGGAGAGAGTACGAGTGGGCGTGGAGACCATGGCCAA ATACTTGGATAACATCTATCTCCATCCAGAGGAGGAGAAGTACCGGAAAATCAAACTGCAGAACAAAGTGTTTCAG gaaaGGATAAGCTGCCTGGAAGGGATACACAGATTTTTCCAGGCTATCGGGTTTGAGACAAAAACACTGCCTGTTCCAGGACAAG AGACCACAGAGGAGTACTACGTACTGAAGGAAGAAATGCTGACCAAGTTGGAAGACCTCAAGGACTACAAAGAGCAGCTTTTAAGCTCTGAGCCTGTCAGAGCCCAGCTAGATCGCCAGCTCTGTGTATTTAAACCGTCACCTGAAGCTGCTCGGTTTGAGCTGCCGAACGACTTTTACAACCTCACTGCAGAAGAGATCAAACGAGAGCAACGGCTCCG GACAGAAGCAGTGGAGAAGGCTTCGATGCTGAGGACAAGAGCCATGcgagagaaagaagaacaaagggAAATGCGGAAGTACAACTACACCCTGGTGCGAGTCCGGTTTCCCGATGGATACATCCTCCAAG GGACTTTTTATGCACGAGAATCGGTATCTGTGCTCTACAGCTTTGTGAGAGAAGCGCTCAGAGATGACTGGCTGCCCTTTGAGCTGTTGGGACCCGGAGGTCTCAAACTGACTGATGAGAATTTGGCCTTCAATGAATGTGGGCtg gtgccctcagccctCCTGACTCTCGCCTGGGACGCAGCAGTCATGGCAGACATTCAGGCGTCGGGAGAAGAGCAGCCAGCAAGCCCCCTGAAACCAGAACTTCTCTCCAGAGTCCAGACACTGTCATGA
- the CHAF1A gene encoding chromatin assembly factor 1 subunit A isoform X2, with translation MECRDKAAVPPRKLVQARLPFKRLNPVPKEKYDADSEVKKVKSSQGGFGPSKDPSLDASHASLDNVENDCQLDSDVNFSPKLVNGKGPLDHFIEKNTKDNTNETVIVIDLTKGSSQRLSDDVDHANFDSKASSSVAITNGTLGKEVNQLSCLNSAQSSQIDDLMETDARCEAVASKDEDLVGGIQSRSGLTECNNVENTKVNQSELKDVIFEGKMPVVLLEDIMTAKSPQVVSLDGSITSENETVESSHEGDSGLTNSSLSSRSGSSPEAQPAAETKRNTSPLAASTPVRKDQERADKLQKLQAEREEKGRLKEEAKAAKERAKEEAKKKKEEEKELKEKERREKKEKEEKEKAEKLRVKEEKRKERQEALEAKLEEKRKKEEEKRLREEEKRINAQKAEITRFFQKPKTPQAPKILAGSCGKFAPFEIKENMVLAPLCRIALDPDFLEQLDKLLRAQNSEVSFLRDLKCRKPRKTGPTFVSNSADIVNSDVVVVDNCKTDAVPERGKFGRMKLLQFCENHRPAYWGTWNKKTTMICPRNPWSKDSKILDYEVDSDEEWEEEEPGESLSHSEGDDEEEGEDEDDDDGFFVPHGYLSEDEGVTEECDPENQKVRQKLKAKEWDELMAKGKRFHVLQPVKIGCVWESAENDSSTNADLKVLQQFTACILDSPVAEEEQQIQKCSKKRAKDQQILGQLLPLLHGNVNGSKVIIQEFQECCRQGLFSDVTAAADCSDASPASPHTSRPQTPVGEDSGVPSKARLKRIISENSVYEKRPEYRMCWYVHSEVLKSFDQEHLPVPCQWNYVTQVPSSGKEEGGSVPGVAVLQTAPTSVKRKSTGSMSITKFMKRPRDAEQAEAAEMDGFQADTEEDEEDDDCMIVDIQPVKDSTLAVTETPSESSGTRAAHQDASMVSPSNTV, from the exons ATGGAGTGCAGAGACAAGGCGGCCGTTCCTCCGCGGAAGCTCGTACAAG CTCGGTTGCCGTTCAAACGCTTGAATCCTGTACCAAAGGAAAAATACGATGCAGATTCAGAAGTCAAAAAAGTAAAGAGCTCGCAAGGTGGTTTTGGTCCAAGTAAGGATCCCTCCCTCGACGCATCGCATGCGTCCCTGGACAATGTGGAGAATGACTGCCAGCTGGATTCAGATGTGAATTTTTCTCCGAAACTCGTTAACGGAAAGGGTCCGTTAGACCATTTTATCGAGAAAAACACAAAAGATAACACAAATGAAACTGTAATTGTTATTGACCTGACAAAGGGCTCTAGCCAGAGACTAAGTGATGATGTAGATCATGCTAATTTTGATTCAAAAGCATCTTCATCTGTAGCTATAACTAACGGCACGTTAGGAAAAGAGGTGAACCAGCTGAGTTGCCTGAATTCCGCTCAGAGTAGCCAAATAGATGATTTGATGGAGACTGATGCGCGGTGTGAAGCTGTAGCGAGTAAAGATGAAGACTTGGTCGGTGGAATCCAGTCGCGTTCCGGGTTAACAGAGTGTAACAACGTGGAAAACACCAAGGTAAACCAGAGCGAACTGAAGGATGTCATCTTTGAGGGGAAGATGCCTGTAGTGCTCCTGGAGGATATTATGACCGCAAAATCTCCCCAGGTTGTTTCTCTGGATGGAAGCATCACGTCGGAAAATGAGACTGTGGAATCGTCTCACGAAGGAGACTCTGGACTTACCAACTCCTCACTAAGCTCTCGCTCTGGGAGCTCACCTGAGGCGCAGCCTGctgcagaaacaaagagaaatacTAGTCCTTTAGCTGCCTCGACGCCTGTTAGGAAg GATCAGGAGCGTGCAGACAAGCTGCAGAAACTGCaagcagaaagggaggaaaagggaaggctgaaAGAAGAAGCGAAAGCCGCAAAAGAGCGAGCCAAGGAGGAGgcgaagaagaagaaagaagaagagaaagagttgaaagagaaagaaaggagagaaaagaaagaaaaagaagaaaaggaaaaagctgagAAGCTGAGAGTGAAGGAGGAGAAACGCAAGGAGAGGCAGGAAGCTTTAGA GGCAAAACTcgaggagaagagaaagaaagaagaggagaaacggttaagagaggaggaaaag CGTATTAatgcacagaaagcagaaattacGAGGTTCTTCCAGAAACCAAAGACTCCACAAGCCCCGAAG ATTCTTGCTGGCTCCTGTGGAAAGTTTGCTCCTTTTGAAATTAAGGAGAACATGGTCTTAGCTCCCCTCTGTCGTATTGCCCTGGATCCAGACTTCTTAGAACAGCTGGATAAGCTCCTCCGTGCACAGAATAGCGAAGTTTCTTTCTTGAGGGATCTAAAGTGTCGTAAACCACGTAAAACTGGACCTACTTTTGTCAGTAACAGTGCCGACATAGTAAACAG TGACGTGGTGGTAGTGGATAACTGCAAAACAGATGCTGTTCCTGAAAGGGGGAAATTCGGTAGGATGAAACTTCTGCAGTTTTGTGAGAATCACCGTCCTGCATACTGGGGCACGTGGAACAAGAAAACCACTATGATCTGTCCCAGGAATCCCTGGTCAAAGGACAGT AAAATACTGGACTACGAAGTAGATAGTGATGAAgaatgggaagaggaggaaccGGGCGAAAGTCTCTCCCATAGTGAAGGG gatgatgaagaggagggagaggatgaaGATGATGACGATGGGTTTTTTGTACCCCATGGGTACCTATCTGAAGATGAAGGAGTGACAGAA GAGTGCGATCCAGAGAATCAGAAGGTTCGTCAAAAGCTGAAAGCGAAGGAGTGGGACGAACTGATGGCCAAGGGGAAGAGGTTCCATGTTCTACAGCCTGTGAAAATTGGCTGCGTCTGGGAAAGTGCAGAAAATGACAGCAGCACGAATGCGGACCTAAAGGTTCTCCAGCAGTTCACAGCGTGTATCTTGGATTCACCTGTtgcagaggaagaacagcagaTACAGAAGTGTAGTAAAAAAAGAGCGAAAGATCAGCAAA TCCTTGGCCAGCTTCTGCCGCTGCTGCATGGCAACGTGAACGGGAGCAAAGTGATCATCCAGGAATTCCAGGAGTGCTGCCGGCAAGGACTGTTCAGTGATGTGACTGCAGCTGCCGACTGTAGCGACGCAAGCCCTGCGAGCCCCCACACCTCCCGGCCACAGACGCCTGTTGGCGAGGACAGCGGTGTCCCTTCCAAAGCCAGGCTAAAGCGAATCATTTCTGAGAACTCTGTGTACGAGAAGAGACCTGAATATAGGATGTGCTGGTACGTCCACTCGGAGGTGCTGAAGAGTTTTGATCAAGAGCATCTCCCTGTCCCTTGTCAATGGAACTACGTCACGCAAGTCCCTTCTtcggggaaggaggagggtggcAGCGTGCCAGGCGTGGCTGTCCTGCAGACCGCCCCCACGTCGGTAAAGAGGAAGTCCACCGGCAGCATGTCCATCACGAAATTCATGAAAAGGCCTCGGGATGCTGAACAG gctGAAGCCGCGGAGATGGATGGATTTCAGGCAGACAccgaggaagatgaggaagatgaCGACTGCATGATTGTGGATATCCAGCCGGTCAAAG ATTCTACATTGGCAGTTACTGAAACACCTTCAGAATCCAGCGGCACAAGAGCTGCTCACCAGGACGCCAGCATGGTCAGCCCATCTAATACAGTTTGA
- the CHAF1A gene encoding chromatin assembly factor 1 subunit A isoform X1: MECRDKAAVPPRKLVQARLPFKRLNPVPKEKYDADSEVKKVKSSQGGFGPSKDPSLDASHASLDNVENDCQLDSDVNFSPKLVNGKGPLDHFIEKNTKDNTNETVIVIDLTKGSSQRLSDDVDHANFDSKASSSVAITNGTLGKEVNQLSCLNSAQSSQIDDLMETDARCEAVASKDEDLVGGIQSRSGLTECNNVENTKVNQSELKDVIFEGKMPVVLLEDIMTAKSPQVVSLDGSITSENETVESSHEGDSGLTNSSLSSRSGSSPEAQPAAETKRNTSPLAASTPVRKVSQKFHKSSAEKEKLRLQRDQERADKLQKLQAEREEKGRLKEEAKAAKERAKEEAKKKKEEEKELKEKERREKKEKEEKEKAEKLRVKEEKRKERQEALEAKLEEKRKKEEEKRLREEEKRINAQKAEITRFFQKPKTPQAPKILAGSCGKFAPFEIKENMVLAPLCRIALDPDFLEQLDKLLRAQNSEVSFLRDLKCRKPRKTGPTFVSNSADIVNSDVVVVDNCKTDAVPERGKFGRMKLLQFCENHRPAYWGTWNKKTTMICPRNPWSKDSKILDYEVDSDEEWEEEEPGESLSHSEGDDEEEGEDEDDDDGFFVPHGYLSEDEGVTEECDPENQKVRQKLKAKEWDELMAKGKRFHVLQPVKIGCVWESAENDSSTNADLKVLQQFTACILDSPVAEEEQQIQKCSKKRAKDQQILGQLLPLLHGNVNGSKVIIQEFQECCRQGLFSDVTAAADCSDASPASPHTSRPQTPVGEDSGVPSKARLKRIISENSVYEKRPEYRMCWYVHSEVLKSFDQEHLPVPCQWNYVTQVPSSGKEEGGSVPGVAVLQTAPTSVKRKSTGSMSITKFMKRPRDAEQAEAAEMDGFQADTEEDEEDDDCMIVDIQPVKDSTLAVTETPSESSGTRAAHQDASMVSPSNTV; the protein is encoded by the exons ATGGAGTGCAGAGACAAGGCGGCCGTTCCTCCGCGGAAGCTCGTACAAG CTCGGTTGCCGTTCAAACGCTTGAATCCTGTACCAAAGGAAAAATACGATGCAGATTCAGAAGTCAAAAAAGTAAAGAGCTCGCAAGGTGGTTTTGGTCCAAGTAAGGATCCCTCCCTCGACGCATCGCATGCGTCCCTGGACAATGTGGAGAATGACTGCCAGCTGGATTCAGATGTGAATTTTTCTCCGAAACTCGTTAACGGAAAGGGTCCGTTAGACCATTTTATCGAGAAAAACACAAAAGATAACACAAATGAAACTGTAATTGTTATTGACCTGACAAAGGGCTCTAGCCAGAGACTAAGTGATGATGTAGATCATGCTAATTTTGATTCAAAAGCATCTTCATCTGTAGCTATAACTAACGGCACGTTAGGAAAAGAGGTGAACCAGCTGAGTTGCCTGAATTCCGCTCAGAGTAGCCAAATAGATGATTTGATGGAGACTGATGCGCGGTGTGAAGCTGTAGCGAGTAAAGATGAAGACTTGGTCGGTGGAATCCAGTCGCGTTCCGGGTTAACAGAGTGTAACAACGTGGAAAACACCAAGGTAAACCAGAGCGAACTGAAGGATGTCATCTTTGAGGGGAAGATGCCTGTAGTGCTCCTGGAGGATATTATGACCGCAAAATCTCCCCAGGTTGTTTCTCTGGATGGAAGCATCACGTCGGAAAATGAGACTGTGGAATCGTCTCACGAAGGAGACTCTGGACTTACCAACTCCTCACTAAGCTCTCGCTCTGGGAGCTCACCTGAGGCGCAGCCTGctgcagaaacaaagagaaatacTAGTCCTTTAGCTGCCTCGACGCCTGTTAGGAAg GTATCTCAGAAATTCCACAAAAGTTCGGCAGAGAAGGAGAAGCTGAGATTGCAAAGA GATCAGGAGCGTGCAGACAAGCTGCAGAAACTGCaagcagaaagggaggaaaagggaaggctgaaAGAAGAAGCGAAAGCCGCAAAAGAGCGAGCCAAGGAGGAGgcgaagaagaagaaagaagaagagaaagagttgaaagagaaagaaaggagagaaaagaaagaaaaagaagaaaaggaaaaagctgagAAGCTGAGAGTGAAGGAGGAGAAACGCAAGGAGAGGCAGGAAGCTTTAGA GGCAAAACTcgaggagaagagaaagaaagaagaggagaaacggttaagagaggaggaaaag CGTATTAatgcacagaaagcagaaattacGAGGTTCTTCCAGAAACCAAAGACTCCACAAGCCCCGAAG ATTCTTGCTGGCTCCTGTGGAAAGTTTGCTCCTTTTGAAATTAAGGAGAACATGGTCTTAGCTCCCCTCTGTCGTATTGCCCTGGATCCAGACTTCTTAGAACAGCTGGATAAGCTCCTCCGTGCACAGAATAGCGAAGTTTCTTTCTTGAGGGATCTAAAGTGTCGTAAACCACGTAAAACTGGACCTACTTTTGTCAGTAACAGTGCCGACATAGTAAACAG TGACGTGGTGGTAGTGGATAACTGCAAAACAGATGCTGTTCCTGAAAGGGGGAAATTCGGTAGGATGAAACTTCTGCAGTTTTGTGAGAATCACCGTCCTGCATACTGGGGCACGTGGAACAAGAAAACCACTATGATCTGTCCCAGGAATCCCTGGTCAAAGGACAGT AAAATACTGGACTACGAAGTAGATAGTGATGAAgaatgggaagaggaggaaccGGGCGAAAGTCTCTCCCATAGTGAAGGG gatgatgaagaggagggagaggatgaaGATGATGACGATGGGTTTTTTGTACCCCATGGGTACCTATCTGAAGATGAAGGAGTGACAGAA GAGTGCGATCCAGAGAATCAGAAGGTTCGTCAAAAGCTGAAAGCGAAGGAGTGGGACGAACTGATGGCCAAGGGGAAGAGGTTCCATGTTCTACAGCCTGTGAAAATTGGCTGCGTCTGGGAAAGTGCAGAAAATGACAGCAGCACGAATGCGGACCTAAAGGTTCTCCAGCAGTTCACAGCGTGTATCTTGGATTCACCTGTtgcagaggaagaacagcagaTACAGAAGTGTAGTAAAAAAAGAGCGAAAGATCAGCAAA TCCTTGGCCAGCTTCTGCCGCTGCTGCATGGCAACGTGAACGGGAGCAAAGTGATCATCCAGGAATTCCAGGAGTGCTGCCGGCAAGGACTGTTCAGTGATGTGACTGCAGCTGCCGACTGTAGCGACGCAAGCCCTGCGAGCCCCCACACCTCCCGGCCACAGACGCCTGTTGGCGAGGACAGCGGTGTCCCTTCCAAAGCCAGGCTAAAGCGAATCATTTCTGAGAACTCTGTGTACGAGAAGAGACCTGAATATAGGATGTGCTGGTACGTCCACTCGGAGGTGCTGAAGAGTTTTGATCAAGAGCATCTCCCTGTCCCTTGTCAATGGAACTACGTCACGCAAGTCCCTTCTtcggggaaggaggagggtggcAGCGTGCCAGGCGTGGCTGTCCTGCAGACCGCCCCCACGTCGGTAAAGAGGAAGTCCACCGGCAGCATGTCCATCACGAAATTCATGAAAAGGCCTCGGGATGCTGAACAG gctGAAGCCGCGGAGATGGATGGATTTCAGGCAGACAccgaggaagatgaggaagatgaCGACTGCATGATTGTGGATATCCAGCCGGTCAAAG ATTCTACATTGGCAGTTACTGAAACACCTTCAGAATCCAGCGGCACAAGAGCTGCTCACCAGGACGCCAGCATGGTCAGCCCATCTAATACAGTTTGA